One genomic region from Rattus norvegicus strain BN/NHsdMcwi chromosome 10, GRCr8, whole genome shotgun sequence encodes:
- the Gjd3 gene encoding gap junction delta-3 protein has translation MGEWAFLGSLLDAVQLQSPLVGRLWLVIMLIFRILVLATVGGAVFEDEQEEFVCNTLQPGCRQTCYDRAFPVSHYRFWLFHILLLSAPPVLFVIYSMHQASKEAGGAQPAPPCARGRAEVPCSPCALRARRARRCYLLSVALRLLAELAFLGGQALLYGFRVAPHYACAGPPCPHTVDCFVSRPTEKTVFVVFYFAVGLLSALLSVAELGHLLWKGRQRAKLLPPPPPSPSLPSQRGDPDPFGPPAYAHRSPAGDSEGEGGSGHSKASLATVRQDLAI, from the coding sequence ATGGGGGAGTGGGCGTTCCTAGGCTCCCTGCTGGACGCCGTGCAGCTGCAGTCGCCGCTCGTGGGTCGCCTCTGGCTGGTGATCATGCTGATCTTCCGCATCCTGGTGCTGGCCACGGTGGGAGGTGCGGTGTTCGAGGACGAGCAGGAGGAGTTCGTGTGTAACACGCTGCAGCCGGGTTGTCGCCAGACCTGCTACGACCGCGCCTTCCCGGTGTCCCACTACCGCTTCTGGCTGTTCCACATCCTGCTGCTGTCGGCCCCGCCGGTGCTGTTCGTCATCTACTCCATGCACCAGGCCAGCAAGGAGGCGGGTGGCGCGCAGCCGGCCCCGCCGTGCGCGCGCGGGCGTGCCGAGGTGCCGTGCTCCCCGTGCGCCCTGCGCGCCCGCCGCGCGCGCCGCTGCTACCTGCTGAGCGTGGCTCTGCGCCTGCTCGCCGAGCTGGCCTTCCTGGGCGGCCAGGCGCTGCTCTATGGCTTCCGCGTGGCCCCGCACTACGCGTGCGCCGGGCCACCTTGTCCGCACACGGTCGACTGTTTCGTGAGCCGGCCCACCGAGAAGACGGTCTTCGTGGTCTTCTACTTCGCCGTCGGGCTGCTGTCGGCGCTGCTCAGCGTGGCGGAGCTGGGCCACCTGCTCTGGAAGGGTCGCCAGCGAGCCAAGCTgctcccgccgccgccgccgtcgcCCTCTCTGCCTTCACAGCGCGGGGATCCGGACCCCTTCGGCCCGCCAGCCTACGCGCACCGCTCACCGGCCGGCGACAGCGAGGGCGAGGGCGGCAGCGGCCACAGCAAAGCGTCGCTGGCCACCGTGCGCCAGGACCTGGCCATCTAG